In one Staphylococcus lutrae genomic region, the following are encoded:
- a CDS encoding DUF420 domain-containing protein: MNVPILPTISTTCIVISAILVAIGWRLIWKRQIEKHKKTMLWAAIFAVTFFLIYASRTIFIGNTAFGGPDSVKIYYTIFLVFHITLATVGAVLGLIQIFTGLKDRYSVHRKVGPVASVVWFFTAITGVAVYILLYVLYPGGETTSLIKATFGL, encoded by the coding sequence ATGAATGTACCGATTTTACCTACAATAAGTACGACTTGTATTGTCATCAGTGCGATATTAGTTGCTATCGGCTGGCGTCTCATTTGGAAACGTCAAATTGAAAAACATAAAAAGACAATGCTGTGGGCCGCTATTTTTGCAGTAACATTTTTTCTTATCTATGCGAGTCGCACCATTTTTATTGGTAATACAGCCTTTGGTGGACCGGATTCAGTGAAAATTTATTACACGATTTTCTTAGTTTTCCATATCACTTTAGCAACTGTGGGGGCAGTGCTAGGGCTAATTCAAATATTCACCGGGTTAAAAGATCGCTATAGTGTACATCGTAAGGTAGGTCCAGTTGCTTCAGTGGTGTGGTTCTTTACTGCCATAACGGGCGTTGCAGTATACATTTTGCTGTACGTCCTTTATCCAGGAGGCGAAACAACGTCACTCATAAAAGCGACATTTGGCCTTTGA